One segment of Carya illinoinensis cultivar Pawnee chromosome 13, C.illinoinensisPawnee_v1, whole genome shotgun sequence DNA contains the following:
- the LOC122290878 gene encoding cytochrome P450 86A1, with protein sequence MEASSILFGIAAAASAYLFWFYLLAQKLTGPKVWPVVGSLPALFLNRSRIHDWMASNLRATGGSATYQTCTMPFPFLASKQGFFTVTCHPKNIEHVLRTRFDNYPKGPDWQAAFHDLLGQGIFNSDGETWLIQRKTAALEFTTRTLRQAMARWVNRTIRTRLWYILDKAAKDNTSVDLQDLLLRLTFDNICGLTFGKDPETLSPDLPNNPFSIAFDTATEATLQRLLYPGFLWRFEKVFCIGTERRLKESLQVVENYMNDAITARKESPSDDLLSRFMNKRDVDGNPFPMSVLQRIALNFVLAGRDTSSVALSWFFWLVMHHPEVEDNIINEISTVLKETRGEDHRKWIEEPLVFDEADRLVYLKAALAETLRLYPSVPEDFKYVVSDDVLPDGTFVPAGSTVTYSIYSVGRMKTIWGEDCMEFKPERWLSAEGDRFEPPKDGYKFVAFNAGPRTCLGKDLAYLQMKSVASAVLLRYRLSPVPGHRVEQKMSLTLFMKNGLRVYLRPRQLQGQQVAT encoded by the coding sequence ATGGAGGCCTCATCTATTCTCTTTGGCATAGCAGCTGCTGCGTCAGCGTATCTCTTCTGGTTCTATCTCCTAGCCCAAAAGCTCACCGGTCCAAAGGTATGGCCCGTCGTGGGAAGCCTCCCGGCTCTCTTTCTAAACCGGAGTAGAATCCATGACTGGATGGCTAGTAACCTTCGCGCAACCGGCGGTTCAGCCACGTACCAAACTTGCACCATGCCTTTTCCATTCTTGGCTAGCAAGCAAGGGTTTTTCACTGTTACTTGTCACCCAAAGAACATCGAGCACGTCCTACGAACCAGGTTCGACAACTATCCGAAAGGACCGGATTGGCAAGCCGCTTTCCACGACCTGCTAGGCCAAGGGATTTTCAACAGCGACGGCGAAACATGGCTTATTCAACGCAAAACAGCGGCATTGGAGTTCACCACCCGGACGCTGAGGCAAGCCATGGCTCGGTGGGTGAACCGGACGATCAGGACGCGCCTCTGGTATATTTTGGACAAAGCTGCTAAAGATAACACTTCAGTGGATTTGCAGGACCTTTTGCTCCGCTTGACTTTCGATAACATATGCGGGCTCACATTCGGGAAAGACCCAGAAACGCTTTCTCCGGATCTACCAAATAACCCGTTTTCCATAGCTTTCGACACGGCCACCGAAGCCACTCTCCAACGGCTTCTCTACCCCGGTTTCCTATGGAGGTTTGAGAAAGTTTTCTGCATTGGTACGGAGCGAAGATTGAAAGAAAGCCTTCAAGTTGTCGAAAATTACATGAACGATGCCATCACGGCTCGCAAGGAATCTCCGTCCGATGACTTGCTCTCTCGCTTCATGAACAAGCGTGACGTCGACGGGAACCCCTTCCCGATGTCCGTCCTCCAACGCATCGCTCTGAACTTCGTCCTCGCCGGGCGCGACACGTCATCGGTGGCGCTGAGCTGGTTCTTCTGGCTCGTGATGCATCACCCTGAAGTTGAGGACAATATCATCAACGAGATATCGACGGTTCTCAAGGAAACACGTGGCGAAGACCACCGGAAATGGATCGAAGAACCGCTGGTGTTCGACGAGGCTGATAGGCTAGTTTACCTGAAAGCCGCATTGGCCGAAACGCTGAGACTGTACCCATCCGTGCCGGAGGACTTCAAGTACGTCGTTTCGGATGATGTTTTACCGGACGGAACCTTCGTACCTGCCGGTTCGACCGTTACGTACTCAATATACTCGGTCGGGAGGATGAAGACTATCTGGGGCGAGGACTGCATGGAGTTTAAACCGGAAAGGTGGCTCTCCGCGGAGGGAGACCGGTTCGAACCGCCAAAAGATGGCTACAAATTTGTGGCCTTTAATGCCGGACCGAGGACCTGTTTAGGGAAGGACTTGGCTTATCTGCAAATGAAGTCTGTGGCTTCTGCTGTGCTTCTGAGGTACCGGTTGTCGCCTGTTCCCGGTCACCGCGTAGAGCAGAAGATGTCTCTCACACTGTTCATGAAGAACGGGCTCCGCGTATACTTGCGCCCACGTCAGCTTCAAGGTCAACAGGTCGCGACCTGA
- the LOC122292341 gene encoding uncharacterized protein LOC122292341 gives MASLTMAFAPAVAGRVFAATAAKDAGGSKEEKGPFDWILGGLQKEDQLLETDPVLKKVEEKNGGTGAGGRKNSVAVPQKKKGGFGGLFAKNE, from the coding sequence ATGGCTTCTTTAACAATGGCTTTTGCTCCGGCAGTGGCAGGAAGAGTGTTTGCGGCAACGGCAGCGAAGGATGCCGGCGGCAGCAAGGAAGAGAAAGGGCCTTTCGACTGGATTCTTGGTGGGTTACAGAAGGAGGATCAGCTGCTTGAGACTGACCCAGTTCTAAAGAAGGTGGAGGAGAAGAATGGAGGCACTGGCGCAGGTGGGCGAAAGAACTCTGTGGCCGTCCCGCAGAAGAAGAAGGGTGGTTTTGGAGGTCTCTTTGCTAAGAACGAATAA
- the LOC122292973 gene encoding josephin-like protein — protein MASGNTQIYHERQRLQFCLLHTLNNLFQQKDAFTRASLNEIAEKLVLDEPNKVTWTPISALFKPHHNTITGNYDINVLIAALEGKGKSVIWHDRRNGASMINLDASEETQMGIVLNVSVRKFGGIWKGRHWVALKKINGVWCNLDSDLVAPETFKDTEEVRGFLDYIIDNGGEVLLVMNEKQ, from the exons ATGGCTTCCGGGAATACGCAAATATATCATGAGCGGCAAAGATTACAGTTCTGCCTTTTACACACGCTCAACAATCTCTTTCAG CAAAAGGACGCGTTTACTCGAGCTAGCTTGAATGAAATTGCTGAGAAACTTGTTCTTGATGAGCCGAACAAGGTGACCTGGACGCCAATATCCGCGCTCTTTAAGCCTCATCATAATACCATTACGGGAAACTATGACATAAATGTCCTAATTGCAGCCTTGGAAGGGAAAGGGAAGAGTGTAATCTGGCATGATCGACGTAATGGAGCGTCTATGATTAATCTCGATGCATCCGAGGAAACTCAGATGGGTATTGTACTCAATGTGTCGGTTAGAAAGTTTGGTGGGATTTGGAAAGGTAGGCATTGGGTTGCGTTGAAAAAGATTAATGGTGTTTGGTGTAATTTGGACAGTGATCTTGTTGCTCCTGAGACTTTTAAAGATACTGAAGAAGTTAGAGGATTCCTAGATTACATCATTGATAATGGTGGGGAGGTTTTGCTTGTCATGAATGAGAAACAGTGA
- the LOC122291521 gene encoding phosphomethylpyrimidine synthase, chloroplastic isoform X2, which produces MASLHASLTSAVCQNGSHAASAKYPSTAFLPGFDVVGRVSSASKKETFALSVSSSPSATLTFDPPTTNSDKTKQRKHTVDPASPDFLPLPSFEQCFPKSTKEYKEVIHEQSGHVLKVPFRCVHLAGDEPNFDTYDTTGPQNYSPRTGLPKLRKDWVDKREKLGAPRYTQMYYAKQGIITEEMLFCATREKLDPEFVRSEVARGRAIIPSNKKHLELEPMIVGRNFLVKVNANIGNSAVASSIEEEVYKVQWATMWGADTVMDLSTGRHIHETREWILRNSAVPVGTVPIYQALEKVNGIAENLTWEAFRDTLIEQAEQGVDYFTIHAGVLLRYIPLTAKRMTGIVSRGGSIHAKWCLAYHKENFAYEHWDDILDICNQYDVALSIGDGLRPGSIYDANDTAQFAELLTQGELTRRAWEKDVQVMNEGPGHIPMHKIPENMQKQLEWCNEAPFYTLGPLTTDIAPGYDHITSAIGAANIGALGTALLCYVTPKEHLGLPNRDDVKAGVIAYKIAAHAADLAKGHPHAQAWDDALSKARFEFRWMDQFALSLDPMTAMSFHDETLPAEGAKVAHFCSMCGPKFCSMKITEDVRKYAEEHGYGSAEEAVQRGMDAMSAEFLAAKKTVSGEQHGEIGGEIYLPASSLSSSEG; this is translated from the exons ATGGCATCACTGCATGCTAGTTTGACGTCAGCTGTGTGCCAGAATGGAAGCCATGCTGCTTCGGCAAAGTACCCAAGTACTGCCTTCTTGCCAGGGTTTGATGTGGTTGGGCGGGTCTCGAGCGCATCTAAGAAGGAAACATTCGCTTTGTCTGTTAGCTCGAGCCCTAGTGCCACATTAACCTTTGATCCCCCAACAACCAATTCAGATAAGACCAAACAAAGGAAGCATACAGTTGATCCTGCTTCTCCTGATTTTCTGCCTCTTCCATCCTTTGAACAATGTTTTCCAAAGAGCACCAAAGAATACAA GGAAGTTATTCATGAACAATCTGGTCATGTGCTCAAGGTTCCCTTTCGATGCGTCCACCTAGCTGGGGATGAGCCAAACTTTGACACTTACGACACCACCGGTCCTCAAAATTACAGCCCCCGCACTG GACTACCAAAACTGCGCAAAGACTGGGTTGACAAGCGGGAGAAATTAGGTGCTCCCAGATACACGCAAATGTACTATGCTAAGCAGGGAATTATAACTGAGGAAATGTTGTTCTGCGCCACTCGAGAGAAGCTTGACCCAGAATTTGTGCGGTCAGAGGTTGCTCGTGGGCGAGCAATCATACCTTCCAATAAGAAGCACTTGGAGCTGGAGCCAATGATAGTTGGAAGAAACTTTTTGGTCAAAGTGAATGCCAACATTGGAAATTCTGCTGTTGCTAGCTCTATCGAAGAAGAGGTTTATAAGGTCCAGTGGGCAACTATGTGGGGTGCAGACACTGTCATGGATCTCTCTACAGGTCGCCACATCCATGAGACACGCGAGTGGATCCTTCGTAACTCTGCTGTACCAGTAGGGACTGTACCTATCTATCAAGCACTTGAAAAAGTCAACGGAATTGCCGAAAACCTTACTTGGGAAGCTTTCAGAGACACCCTGATTGAACAAGCTGAGCAGGGTGTAGATTACTTCACTATTCATGCTGGGGTTCTGCTACGATACATCCCACTAACAGCGAAGCGAATGACAGGTATTGTTTCCCGCGGAGGATCCATTCATGCAAAGTGGTGCTTAGCTTACCATAAGGAGAATTTTGCATATGAGCACTGGGATGACATACTTGACATCTGTAATCAATATGATGTGGCCCTGTCAATCGGAGATGGGCTAAGACCTGGGTCCATTTATGATGCAAATGACACTGCTCAGTTTGCAGAGCTCTTGACTCAGGGAGAATTGACCCGAAGAGCATGGGAAAAGGATGTACAG GTCATGAATGAAGGTCCTGGACATATTCCAATGCACAAGATTCCTGAAAACATGCAAAAACAGCTGGAATGGTGCAACGAAGCACCTTTCTACACTCTTGGCCCTTTAACTACTGACATCGCCCCTGGATATGATCACATCACCTCTGCAATTGGTGCTGCCAATATTGGGGCTCTGGGCACTGCTCTTCTGTGTTATGTAACTCCAAAAGAACACCTTGGGTTGCCAAACCGGGATGATGTGAAGGCTGGAGTTATAGCATATAAGATAGCTGCTCATGCAGCTGATTTAGCCAAAGGTCACCCACATGCTCAAGCCTGGGATGATGCATTAAGCAAGGCGAGATTTGAGTTCCGGTGGATGGACCAATTTGCTTTGTCATTGGACCCCATGACTGCTATGTCCTTCCATGACGAAACCCTGCCAGCAGAAGGTGCTAAGGTAGCCCATTTTTGTTCCATGTGCGGACCTAAATTCTGCTCTATGAAAATAACAGAGGATGTGAGGAAGTATGCTGAGGAGCATGGCTATGGAAGTGCTGAGGAAGCTGTGCAGCGTGGGATGGATGCTATGAGTGCTGAGTTTCTGGCTGCTAAGAAAACTGTCAGTGGAGAACAACATGGTGAAATAGGTGGAGAAATATACTTGCCAGCAAGTTCCTTGAGTTCCTCAGAGGGTTGA
- the LOC122291521 gene encoding phosphomethylpyrimidine synthase, chloroplastic isoform X1, producing MNAKKDTLYSALESISFCYFPSPAKQCLRLQFLLQCSGRPIEMASLHASLTSAVCQNGSHAASAKYPSTAFLPGFDVVGRVSSASKKETFALSVSSSPSATLTFDPPTTNSDKTKQRKHTVDPASPDFLPLPSFEQCFPKSTKEYKEVIHEQSGHVLKVPFRCVHLAGDEPNFDTYDTTGPQNYSPRTGLPKLRKDWVDKREKLGAPRYTQMYYAKQGIITEEMLFCATREKLDPEFVRSEVARGRAIIPSNKKHLELEPMIVGRNFLVKVNANIGNSAVASSIEEEVYKVQWATMWGADTVMDLSTGRHIHETREWILRNSAVPVGTVPIYQALEKVNGIAENLTWEAFRDTLIEQAEQGVDYFTIHAGVLLRYIPLTAKRMTGIVSRGGSIHAKWCLAYHKENFAYEHWDDILDICNQYDVALSIGDGLRPGSIYDANDTAQFAELLTQGELTRRAWEKDVQVMNEGPGHIPMHKIPENMQKQLEWCNEAPFYTLGPLTTDIAPGYDHITSAIGAANIGALGTALLCYVTPKEHLGLPNRDDVKAGVIAYKIAAHAADLAKGHPHAQAWDDALSKARFEFRWMDQFALSLDPMTAMSFHDETLPAEGAKVAHFCSMCGPKFCSMKITEDVRKYAEEHGYGSAEEAVQRGMDAMSAEFLAAKKTVSGEQHGEIGGEIYLPASSLSSSEG from the exons ATGAATGCAAAAAAAGATACCTTGTATTCAGCTCTAGAGAGTATatctttttgttattttccttCTCCAGCCAAACAGTGCCTGAGGCTCCAGTTTTTGCTGCAG TGTTCAGGTCGACCAATAGAGATGGCATCACTGCATGCTAGTTTGACGTCAGCTGTGTGCCAGAATGGAAGCCATGCTGCTTCGGCAAAGTACCCAAGTACTGCCTTCTTGCCAGGGTTTGATGTGGTTGGGCGGGTCTCGAGCGCATCTAAGAAGGAAACATTCGCTTTGTCTGTTAGCTCGAGCCCTAGTGCCACATTAACCTTTGATCCCCCAACAACCAATTCAGATAAGACCAAACAAAGGAAGCATACAGTTGATCCTGCTTCTCCTGATTTTCTGCCTCTTCCATCCTTTGAACAATGTTTTCCAAAGAGCACCAAAGAATACAA GGAAGTTATTCATGAACAATCTGGTCATGTGCTCAAGGTTCCCTTTCGATGCGTCCACCTAGCTGGGGATGAGCCAAACTTTGACACTTACGACACCACCGGTCCTCAAAATTACAGCCCCCGCACTG GACTACCAAAACTGCGCAAAGACTGGGTTGACAAGCGGGAGAAATTAGGTGCTCCCAGATACACGCAAATGTACTATGCTAAGCAGGGAATTATAACTGAGGAAATGTTGTTCTGCGCCACTCGAGAGAAGCTTGACCCAGAATTTGTGCGGTCAGAGGTTGCTCGTGGGCGAGCAATCATACCTTCCAATAAGAAGCACTTGGAGCTGGAGCCAATGATAGTTGGAAGAAACTTTTTGGTCAAAGTGAATGCCAACATTGGAAATTCTGCTGTTGCTAGCTCTATCGAAGAAGAGGTTTATAAGGTCCAGTGGGCAACTATGTGGGGTGCAGACACTGTCATGGATCTCTCTACAGGTCGCCACATCCATGAGACACGCGAGTGGATCCTTCGTAACTCTGCTGTACCAGTAGGGACTGTACCTATCTATCAAGCACTTGAAAAAGTCAACGGAATTGCCGAAAACCTTACTTGGGAAGCTTTCAGAGACACCCTGATTGAACAAGCTGAGCAGGGTGTAGATTACTTCACTATTCATGCTGGGGTTCTGCTACGATACATCCCACTAACAGCGAAGCGAATGACAGGTATTGTTTCCCGCGGAGGATCCATTCATGCAAAGTGGTGCTTAGCTTACCATAAGGAGAATTTTGCATATGAGCACTGGGATGACATACTTGACATCTGTAATCAATATGATGTGGCCCTGTCAATCGGAGATGGGCTAAGACCTGGGTCCATTTATGATGCAAATGACACTGCTCAGTTTGCAGAGCTCTTGACTCAGGGAGAATTGACCCGAAGAGCATGGGAAAAGGATGTACAG GTCATGAATGAAGGTCCTGGACATATTCCAATGCACAAGATTCCTGAAAACATGCAAAAACAGCTGGAATGGTGCAACGAAGCACCTTTCTACACTCTTGGCCCTTTAACTACTGACATCGCCCCTGGATATGATCACATCACCTCTGCAATTGGTGCTGCCAATATTGGGGCTCTGGGCACTGCTCTTCTGTGTTATGTAACTCCAAAAGAACACCTTGGGTTGCCAAACCGGGATGATGTGAAGGCTGGAGTTATAGCATATAAGATAGCTGCTCATGCAGCTGATTTAGCCAAAGGTCACCCACATGCTCAAGCCTGGGATGATGCATTAAGCAAGGCGAGATTTGAGTTCCGGTGGATGGACCAATTTGCTTTGTCATTGGACCCCATGACTGCTATGTCCTTCCATGACGAAACCCTGCCAGCAGAAGGTGCTAAGGTAGCCCATTTTTGTTCCATGTGCGGACCTAAATTCTGCTCTATGAAAATAACAGAGGATGTGAGGAAGTATGCTGAGGAGCATGGCTATGGAAGTGCTGAGGAAGCTGTGCAGCGTGGGATGGATGCTATGAGTGCTGAGTTTCTGGCTGCTAAGAAAACTGTCAGTGGAGAACAACATGGTGAAATAGGTGGAGAAATATACTTGCCAGCAAGTTCCTTGAGTTCCTCAGAGGGTTGA